The DNA segment ataaaaggtaactaaagcaatacatttttaagagCCATAATTGTGTACCTAAATTTGGTATTCTAGGCTCAAAGTTCCAATAAAACTCTAGGGCAACTGGATAAAATAGAAACACCAGGACTCAGAAACAATAAGGCTTCTCTTTAGCAACATTTCTCTAAATTGTCACTTCCTTCCCATATTGAAAAGTTTCTTTTAGAAAGGAATGAGGATGCTATACAATATACATtagagcaaaatttaaaattgaaggCATTGAGTGTCGATTGTCATAGGCATTATTTACACTTAGTAATTTATCCTCAAATAAGCCTGCAACTCCTGAAAAAagtgtttaaatgttttaatgcCTTTGATTTCTCAGTCTACACTAACAATACTTTTCTTCTTAGAGAAACAAATTTCACATATATAACTTCCTCTGTAGTAAATCAATCAGCTAAAGATCAATACTCTTGTCAACTACCATCATCTCAGAGCGATGTCTCCAAGTCTGTAATagttgaagaaatgaaataattcaaaaaataatgagCCAATCACAAATTTCTCATCAGTCATCTCTTCTAGACACAAAACAGAATTTCTAGATAAATACATACAACAAAATATCAATGCAATTATTCTGAAATCATCTTGCTGAAATATTGTGCTTTTCCCTTCAAATCTCAGTCTCACTATTGCACAAACCTCCTGCAGACGAGGGCTCAATGCATAAATCCTGCCCTTTTCAAAACCGGCCActcaggaaaaaatcaaaaggaatatCAAAGTAAATGTGCAAATAAACTGTTGCTTAAAGCATGTTCAAAACAGTAAGTCCCTAAGACAAAGGAGTTTTAACTTGTTGGCAGAAAAACAGCCAAATGACTATCCCTGGTTTTTCCACGTGTCATTAGTAAGATCTCATTCAGCTAGCACATCCACAcaaaccagacagaaaaagactACAAACCAACAAAATCACCACATATTAAAACGACTCTCCCATTCTTCAATGTTTTAACTATATTTCCTTTATATGGGGCAATAATCAGTTTAGGTAGAAAATAAGTTATCGACATACTTTTTCAAGTAACAGTCTGGGTATCCGCAGCCTCACGAAACAGGTACAACTGTTTTAAGCTGCACCTGTTAGGGAACCTAGCACTCAATCTGAGAGCTCGGCACTCGTCGCATGTTTAGGGCGTGCCGATGTATTTCTTGCATCTGTCTGATCCGGTCCTTCTGCCACATTAAGTTTTGAGGCATAGGGTATCTCTGTGTGCCATGCAAGTACCGGTATGGGATTCTTACGTGGCAAGCAGTGGCTCTACAACGCGGTTGTGGCATGGGAGGAAGAAGCATCCACCGCTTTCTTTCAGCACAGTATCGGTAGGCTTCTTTCCGATACTGTTTGTCAATATCGTCACTGTTTTTCCAGCCTCCAATAATGAAAACGTCATCTTTGTAATAGCAGATGGCTGCTCCTTCGATGCTTAGGACTTCTGGAGGTAAGCTTTCAAGGATCTCATCGGAAACTTGGCTGGCAATTTTTCTTACTGCCTCTTCATTTTCTAAAGAGTAACTCTTAGGACAGCATGATGCTGTCTGATAAAAGTTTGAATTGACCACAGACATTTGGAAAAAGCAGTAATTGTCAATAAGTGGCAAAGATTCCACATCTTGCCACTGTCGAGTCTCCGTATCATAGCATGTAATTACAGCCTTTAATCCGTCTTCTGTGTCCCGGTCCACAGGAGTGCGGGCAGCAATGTACACAAATCGGTCTTCAATGGCTAGCGCTTTGACATCTCGAAGAATCTTTGGTGCCGATTCCAAGTTGTGCCATTTATCAAGCTCAGGATTATAAACAGTCACGTCTTTAAAGCCAGGACTAAAGTTGCCATGTCCTCCAATGCTGTAGAGCTTCCCTTTGACTTCTGTTAACCCAAAAGAATGCTTCCTTGTCATCAGACTACAAACATGTTCCCATGTATTCAAGTTTGGGTTGTATCTTTCCACAGTTTTAGCAAACCCTGGTTCCATTGATCCAGCAACATACACGTAGGACTCTGTTACTGCAACAGCATGTCCATCAAGGTGATTATGAATATGGGGCAGGTTTACCCATCTGTCTTCATCAACAAAATATCCCACACATTCACTTAAATAATCCCCTCCTTCTGACACACCTCCAATAACCATGATCACGTCCATGTTTTGCCCATAGCGAGGTAATAATGAGACATGAGAGGCGGGATGCTGGAAGGTGCCAGACTGTATGTTTTCAGCCCTCAGAGCATGCCTCTCTACCGCATCGGCCACTAACTTGACGCAAACTTCATTATTGGCCACCAGCCTCTCTGGTTTGACATGCCGAGTAAGGTAAGTAGGTTTCATCTGGGACAATCTGAGcaatttaaaaagttcttcaaagtatctttctctctcttcagcaTTTCTCTGAACCCACTTCAAAACTGTTTCAAAGAGAACCTCTTCGGAATCCACTGTAATTTCCAAGTCCGACAGCCAGTCTCGAATGAGATGGAAAGGTAAAGTATAAAATTCTTCATCCTGAATTACTTTGTGGAAATTTC comes from the Ailuropoda melanoleuca isolate Jingjing chromosome 13, ASM200744v2, whole genome shotgun sequence genome and includes:
- the KLHL11 gene encoding kelch-like protein 11 — translated: MAAAAVAAAAAAAAAASLQVLEMESMETAAAGSAGLAAEVRGSGTVDFGSGPGISAMEASGGDPGPEAEDFECSSHCSELSWRQNEQRRQGLFCDITLCFGGAGGREFRAHRSVLAAATEYFTPLLSGQFSESRSGRVEMRKWSSEPGPEPDTVEAVIEYMYTGRIRVSTGSVHEVLELADRFLLIRLKEFCGEFLKKKLHLSNCVAIHSLAHMYTLSQLALKAADMIRRNFHKVIQDEEFYTLPFHLIRDWLSDLEITVDSEEVLFETVLKWVQRNAEERERYFEELFKLLRLSQMKPTYLTRHVKPERLVANNEVCVKLVADAVERHALRAENIQSGTFQHPASHVSLLPRYGQNMDVIMVIGGVSEGGDYLSECVGYFVDEDRWVNLPHIHNHLDGHAVAVTESYVYVAGSMEPGFAKTVERYNPNLNTWEHVCSLMTRKHSFGLTEVKGKLYSIGGHGNFSPGFKDVTVYNPELDKWHNLESAPKILRDVKALAIEDRFVYIAARTPVDRDTEDGLKAVITCYDTETRQWQDVESLPLIDNYCFFQMSVVNSNFYQTASCCPKSYSLENEEAVRKIASQVSDEILESLPPEVLSIEGAAICYYKDDVFIIGGWKNSDDIDKQYRKEAYRYCAERKRWMLLPPMPQPRCRATACHVRIPYRYLHGTQRYPMPQNLMWQKDRIRQMQEIHRHALNMRRVPSSQIEC